One candidate division KSB1 bacterium genomic region harbors:
- a CDS encoding type II toxin-antitoxin system PemK/MazF family toxin gives MKAERFDVFLVNLDPTKRREIKKTRPCLIISPDEMNRFISTVMIAPMTTKRHDFPTRVSCKFQGKDGYIVLDQLRTIDKVRLIEKLGKISNKAQSEVLAILNEIFAP, from the coding sequence ATGAAAGCAGAGCGTTTTGATGTCTTTCTGGTGAATCTTGATCCCACAAAAAGAAGAGAAATCAAAAAGACCAGACCTTGCCTAATCATCTCCCCTGATGAAATGAATCGGTTTATTTCTACGGTAATGATTGCACCGATGACAACTAAACGTCATGATTTTCCCACACGCGTGAGTTGCAAGTTTCAAGGGAAAGATGGATATATTGTTCTGGATCAGTTACGTACAATTGACAAAGTCCGGTTGATTGAAAAGTTAGGAAAAATTAGTAATAAAGCACAAAGTGAGGTGCTGGCAATATTAAATGAAATTTTTGCACCATAA
- a CDS encoding AbrB/MazE/SpoVT family DNA-binding domain-containing protein, with protein MKTRIIQIGNSQGVRIPKVLLEQSGLGEEVELKVSKEQIIIRPVRKPRQGWEEAFHKMAKQGEDQLLDKEELPYQSSWDQDDWVW; from the coding sequence ATGAAAACTCGCATCATACAAATCGGAAACTCTCAGGGCGTTCGAATCCCAAAAGTCTTGTTAGAGCAAAGCGGACTCGGTGAAGAAGTTGAGCTCAAAGTCAGCAAAGAACAAATTATTATCAGACCGGTTAGAAAGCCACGACAGGGTTGGGAAGAGGCCTTTCATAAGATGGCCAAACAAGGAGAAGATCAACTGCTTGATAAGGAAGAACTGCCCTACCAAAGCAGTTGGGATCAAGACGATTGGGTCTGGTAA
- a CDS encoding type II toxin-antitoxin system Phd/YefM family antitoxin: MKLSKSLLPISELKHNANKVVNELKGTIVITQNGKAKAVLQDIETYERTHDALALLKVVELGKRQVKEGKFKEAGVAFDELDLKIKRFKEKSGSDV; this comes from the coding sequence ATGAAATTAAGCAAATCTCTGCTCCCAATTAGCGAGTTAAAGCACAATGCCAATAAGGTTGTCAATGAGTTGAAAGGGACCATTGTAATCACACAAAACGGCAAGGCCAAAGCTGTTTTACAAGATATCGAGACCTATGAAAGGACACATGATGCCCTTGCTCTATTGAAAGTTGTTGAACTTGGGAAAAGACAAGTCAAAGAAGGTAAGTTTAAAGAGGCGGGAGTTGCTTTTGATGAATTGGACCTCAAAATAAAACGCTTCAAAGAAAAATCGGGATCGGACGTTTAA